Proteins encoded within one genomic window of Synechococcales cyanobacterium T60_A2020_003:
- a CDS encoding helix-turn-helix domain-containing protein: MQSLLPDGYPDIRRVAEASGLSVRSFQRRLAVEHLSYSQVVEQVRFDQALRMLNSSRMQLVDIASELGYTDAANFTRAFQALDRNIAASVPTLPRAER; this comes from the coding sequence TTGCAATCTCTTTTACCCGATGGCTACCCTGATATCCGCAGGGTAGCAGAGGCATCGGGACTGAGCGTCCGCAGTTTTCAACGGCGATTAGCCGTAGAACATCTTAGCTATTCTCAGGTGGTTGAGCAGGTGAGATTTGATCAAGCGTTGCGAATGCTAAATTCCTCCCGTATGCAGTTGGTTGATATTGCCTCAGAGCTTGGCTATACTGATGCCGCTAACTTTACACGAGCCTTCCAAGCGTTGGACAGGAATATCGCCGCGTCAGTTCCGACGCTTCCACGAGCAGAACGCTGA
- the speA gene encoding biosynthetic arginine decarboxylase yields the protein MGGRFMVAADKELENQNEVASITAPSTEQAWTIEDSEELYRIRGWGEPYFSINAAGHITVSPKGDRGGSLDLFELVNALKLRNLALPILIRFSDILEDRIERLNACFSKAIARYNYDGDYRGVFPVKCNQQKHLVDALVRYGKPHQFGLEAGSKPELMIALALLDTPGALLICNGYKDREYIETATLARRLGKTPIIVLEQVEEVELAIAACKDLGVEPILGVRAKLSSKGEGRWGISAGDRAKFGLTIPEIIHVVNRLKSENMLHCLQLLHYHIGSQISSIAVIKDAIREAGQIYTELAKLGAVMGYLDVGGGLGVDYDGSKTNFYASKNYNMQNYANDIVAEVKEACEEANLPVPTLISESGRAIASHQSVLVFDVLSSNEVPSTPPELVEEKEHLIIRNLFETYQSIRVENYQEMFHDATQFKEEAISLFNFGYLSLTERARAEQLYWACCHKILAIVRQQEYVPDDLEDLEKIMASIYYINLSVFQSAPDSWAIDQLFPIMPIHRLDEEPTRRATLADLTCDSDGKIDQFIDLRDVKSVLELHPLKSGEPYYLGMFLGGAYQEIMGNLHNLFGDTNAVHIQLTPKGYSIEHVVKGDTMTEVLGYVQYDSEDLVESIRRQTEVAMRDRQISLQESQLLLQNYERSLSRYTYLNPQYYSNQRVG from the coding sequence ATGGGAGGACGGTTCATGGTTGCGGCAGATAAGGAACTTGAGAATCAAAACGAGGTTGCGTCTATTACTGCACCATCAACAGAACAGGCTTGGACGATTGAAGACAGCGAAGAGCTATACCGGATTCGCGGCTGGGGTGAACCCTACTTTTCCATCAACGCCGCTGGTCATATTACCGTTTCTCCCAAGGGCGATCGCGGCGGCTCGTTGGATTTATTCGAGCTGGTTAATGCCCTGAAACTCCGCAACCTAGCCCTCCCCATTCTGATCCGCTTCTCCGACATCTTAGAAGACCGGATCGAGCGCTTAAATGCCTGCTTCAGTAAAGCGATCGCCCGCTACAACTACGATGGCGACTATCGGGGCGTTTTTCCCGTCAAGTGTAACCAGCAAAAGCACTTGGTCGATGCCTTGGTTCGCTACGGCAAGCCCCACCAGTTTGGCCTCGAAGCTGGGTCAAAGCCGGAGTTGATGATTGCCCTAGCACTCCTAGACACACCGGGAGCGCTGCTGATCTGCAACGGGTATAAAGATCGGGAATACATCGAAACCGCAACCCTAGCGCGCCGCCTGGGCAAAACTCCGATCATCGTCCTGGAACAAGTGGAAGAAGTGGAACTGGCGATCGCCGCCTGTAAGGATCTGGGAGTAGAACCAATTTTGGGCGTTCGCGCCAAGCTGAGTTCGAAAGGGGAAGGACGCTGGGGGATTTCGGCGGGCGATCGCGCCAAGTTTGGCCTCACCATTCCCGAAATTATCCATGTGGTGAATCGCCTGAAATCGGAAAATATGCTGCACTGCTTGCAGCTTCTTCACTACCATATCGGTTCCCAGATCTCATCGATTGCGGTGATCAAAGATGCCATTCGCGAAGCCGGACAAATCTACACCGAACTGGCAAAACTTGGTGCGGTAATGGGCTATCTCGATGTAGGGGGTGGACTGGGCGTAGACTACGACGGCTCCAAAACGAACTTCTATGCTTCCAAAAACTACAACATGCAAAACTACGCCAACGACATTGTGGCAGAGGTCAAAGAGGCGTGTGAAGAAGCTAATCTCCCGGTTCCAACCCTGATTAGCGAAAGTGGACGGGCGATCGCCTCCCACCAATCGGTGTTGGTTTTTGATGTCCTGAGTTCTAACGAGGTGCCGTCTACGCCCCCAGAACTCGTTGAGGAGAAAGAGCATCTGATCATTCGCAATCTCTTTGAAACCTATCAGTCGATTCGGGTTGAGAACTATCAGGAGATGTTCCACGATGCCACCCAGTTTAAAGAGGAAGCGATTAGTCTCTTTAACTTTGGCTATCTCTCGTTAACGGAACGGGCCCGAGCCGAACAACTCTATTGGGCGTGCTGTCATAAAATCTTGGCGATCGTGCGTCAACAGGAATACGTGCCCGATGATCTGGAAGATCTAGAAAAGATCATGGCCTCGATCTACTACATCAATCTCTCGGTTTTCCAGTCTGCCCCCGACAGTTGGGCGATCGACCAGCTTTTCCCAATCATGCCCATTCATCGGCTCGATGAAGAACCAACCCGTCGCGCCACCCTGGCCGATCTCACCTGTGACAGTGACGGCAAAATTGACCAGTTCATTGATCTCCGTGATGTGAAATCGGTGCTAGAACTCCATCCCCTGAAATCCGGTGAACCCTACTATTTGGGGATGTTTTTGGGTGGAGCCTACCAGGAAATTATGGGGAATCTGCACAATCTCTTTGGGGATACGAATGCGGTCCATATTCAGCTTACGCCCAAGGGATACTCCATTGAGCATGTCGTCAAAGGGGATACGATGACGGAGGTGCTGGGCTATGTGCAGTACGATTCTGAGGATCTGGTCGAGAGCATTCGTCGCCAAACGGAGGTCGCCATGCGCGATCGCCAGATTAGTTTGCAAGAATCCCAGTTGTTGCTGCAAAACTATGAGCGATCGCTGAGTCGATATACTTACCTGAATCCTCAGTACTATAGCAACCAACGGGTTGGTTAG
- the dusB gene encoding tRNA dihydrouridine synthase DusB codes for MTSLSPELQAHLATPLRIGNLEVQSRVLQSPLSGVTDLVFRRLVRRYAPTSMMYTEMVSASSIHHLKRLSKIMEVDPAERPISIQLFDCRPDFMAEAAQLAVAQGADTIDINMGCPVNKVTKNGGGSSLLRQPEVAEQIVATVASAVRVPVTVKTRIGWDEDEINAVEFARRMAGAGAQMLTLHGRTRAQGYHGSARWDWISKVKAALSIPVIANGDIHSVDAAVQCLEQTGADGVMCARGTLGYPFLVGEIDHFLKTGDRLPPPTPQARLECAKEHLRMLWDYKGDRGIYQSRKHMTWYARGFHGASELRYHLCRISSVEEGEALIDGAIAQLNHWQDTHSQSIQDTEDLVLQSTRA; via the coding sequence ATGACATCCCTTTCTCCAGAATTGCAAGCGCATCTCGCCACACCGCTCCGCATTGGCAATCTAGAGGTACAAAGCCGTGTCCTACAATCGCCCCTCTCTGGCGTCACGGATTTAGTATTCCGGCGACTGGTGCGGCGGTATGCCCCCACGTCCATGATGTACACCGAAATGGTGAGCGCTTCCAGCATTCACCACCTCAAGCGCTTATCCAAAATCATGGAGGTCGATCCGGCAGAACGGCCTATTAGTATTCAACTCTTCGATTGCCGACCCGACTTCATGGCCGAGGCTGCCCAGCTTGCCGTTGCCCAAGGAGCCGACACCATTGATATCAATATGGGCTGTCCGGTGAATAAGGTGACTAAAAATGGGGGTGGTTCATCCCTCCTCCGGCAACCAGAGGTGGCGGAACAGATTGTCGCAACCGTCGCGAGTGCCGTTCGCGTCCCCGTCACGGTCAAAACCCGGATTGGCTGGGATGAGGATGAGATTAATGCGGTGGAGTTTGCCCGACGCATGGCAGGCGCAGGCGCACAGATGCTCACCCTCCACGGACGCACCCGCGCCCAAGGCTATCATGGCTCGGCACGTTGGGACTGGATCTCCAAGGTGAAAGCGGCTCTATCCATCCCAGTGATTGCCAATGGCGATATCCATTCCGTGGATGCAGCCGTCCAGTGTTTAGAGCAGACGGGAGCGGATGGAGTGATGTGTGCGCGTGGCACATTGGGCTATCCGTTTTTGGTGGGTGAAATTGATCATTTTCTGAAAACGGGCGATCGCCTCCCACCGCCCACGCCCCAGGCACGACTCGAATGCGCCAAAGAACACCTGCGAATGCTGTGGGACTACAAGGGCGATCGCGGCATCTATCAATCTCGAAAACACATGACCTGGTATGCGCGGGGATTTCATGGCGCATCGGAATTGCGCTATCACCTCTGCCGCATCTCGTCAGTGGAAGAGGGAGAAGCGTTGATTGATGGGGCGATCGCCCAGTTGAACCACTGGCAGGATACCCATTCTCAATCGATTCAGGACACCGAAGACCTCGTTCTTCAAAGCACTAGAGCTTAA
- a CDS encoding DUF3318 domain-containing protein, translated as MTSFASSTARSELSELRRLKSLLPPELRSWVTIESSTGLTPPLITSEELGKDQVEIQIDLARWDSLALDQRNLLFWHEVARIQNDTIPRDGWEMAALAIGLGGAVGELWVQDGLLLVLALALCGVSGFRLYQRNNGSKQLKEAIEADEKAIALATRFGYTLPNAYKSLGSALKVLIEQSPKKKQRRKYESRLDALRKSAAKAKTRAQSAQNEPAY; from the coding sequence ATGACCTCATTTGCCAGTTCTACGGCCCGATCGGAACTTAGCGAATTACGGCGGCTGAAGAGTTTACTGCCTCCGGAATTGCGGAGTTGGGTCACGATTGAATCCTCCACCGGGCTGACCCCACCGCTGATCACCAGCGAGGAATTGGGGAAAGATCAGGTGGAAATCCAGATTGATCTGGCTCGCTGGGACTCCCTAGCCCTAGATCAGCGAAATCTGCTGTTCTGGCATGAGGTCGCTCGCATTCAGAACGACACGATTCCTCGCGATGGTTGGGAAATGGCGGCCTTAGCGATCGGCTTAGGCGGTGCAGTCGGCGAACTGTGGGTTCAAGATGGTCTGCTCTTGGTTCTGGCTTTAGCGCTGTGCGGCGTGTCGGGTTTCCGGCTATACCAGCGCAACAACGGCTCGAAACAGTTAAAAGAAGCGATCGAAGCGGACGAAAAGGCGATCGCCCTTGCCACTCGATTTGGCTACACCTTACCCAACGCCTATAAGAGCTTGGGTAGTGCGCTCAAGGTTTTGATTGAGCAAAGTCCTAAGAAAAAACAGCGTCGTAAATATGAGTCTCGGCTAGACGCGCTGCGGAAGAGTGCAGCCAAAGCCAAGACCCGCGCCCAGTCCGCCCAGAATGAGCCGGCGTACTAA